The region CTGTGTGCGATTGTGGCCATTTTCCGTGTTTGGGCGTTTTATACCGAATCGCCCTGGACGCGTGACGCTAAATTTACTGCGGATGTGGTGGCAATCGCGCCGGATGTCAGCGGCTTATTGAGCGATGTTCGCGTGACGGACAATCAACTGGTGAACCAAGGCGATGTGCTGTTTGTCATCGATCAGCCGCGTTACCACCAGGCTGTTGCGCAGGCGGAAGCCGATGTTGCTTACTATCAGGCGCTGGTAACCGAAAAACGTCGGGAGTCAGGACGTCGTGCGCGGCTGGGCGTCAGCGCGATGTCACAGGAAAATATCGATCAGTCTAGCAATGCGCTAGAAACCGCAACACACCAGCTTGCTAAAGCGCAGGCGGTATTGTCGCTGGCGAAACTGGAGTTGGAGCGCACCGTGGTACGCGCCCCTGCCGACGGTTGGGTGACCAACCTGCATGTGCAGAGCGGTGAATTTATCGAACGTGGTAATACGGCAGTGGCGCTGGTGAAGAAGGATTCGTTTTACCTGCTGGCGTACATGGAAGAGACCAAACTTGAAGGTGTCCGCCGCGGCTATCGTGCGGAAATCACGCCGCTGGGTAGCGAAAAAATATTTTACGGTACGGTCGATAGCGTGGCGGCTGGGGTAAATAACAGCAGCAATAGTGCGAATACGAAAGGCCTGGCTAACGTAGATTCCAATCTGGAGTGGGTGCGTTTGGCACAGCGCGTGCCGGTAAAAATTCGTCTCGATCGGCAAATGGGTGACCTCTATCCGGCTGGTACCACGGCGACCGTGGTGATTACCGGCGAGCAGGTCAACAATGATAAAAAACCGTCACCGCTCATTCGCCTGCTTTATCGCCTGCGTGAGTTTGGCTAAGTGAGGCGATGATGAAAACTGCGTCGTTGACCCGCCCCATGTTCTTTACGACACCGAAATTTGCACGCCTTCGCTTTGCTTTCAAACTGAGTTTTGCGATTGTGCTGTCCCTGTTTCTGGGGTTCCATCTCCAGTTAGAAACCCCACGTTGGTCGGTGCTGACGGCGGCAATTGTCGCTGCTGGCCCGGCATTTGCCGCAGGCGGTGAACCGTTCTCCGGTGCGATTCGCCATCGTGGCATGCTGCGTATTGTTGGGACTTTTATCGGCTGTATTGGCGCACTTGTCATCATTATTGCCACCGTTCGTGCCCCTGTGGTAATGCT is a window of Pectobacterium punjabense DNA encoding:
- the aaeA gene encoding p-hydroxybenzoic acid efflux pump subunit AaeA, which codes for MKNFFLTLFRQQAVLIKKLSRVVITLVVVLCAIVAIFRVWAFYTESPWTRDAKFTADVVAIAPDVSGLLSDVRVTDNQLVNQGDVLFVIDQPRYHQAVAQAEADVAYYQALVTEKRRESGRRARLGVSAMSQENIDQSSNALETATHQLAKAQAVLSLAKLELERTVVRAPADGWVTNLHVQSGEFIERGNTAVALVKKDSFYLLAYMEETKLEGVRRGYRAEITPLGSEKIFYGTVDSVAAGVNNSSNSANTKGLANVDSNLEWVRLAQRVPVKIRLDRQMGDLYPAGTTATVVITGEQVNNDKKPSPLIRLLYRLREFG